From one Pseudactinotalea sp. HY158 genomic stretch:
- a CDS encoding metalloregulator ArsR/SmtB family transcription factor has translation MTAEPTAPAGGDVELVDTDAGTRDRVLRLIVERGPITAADLAELLDLTSAAIRRHLSGLEAAREVRVQDEVAGAKRGRGRPAKRYVAAPDAKVGGLGTEYAESALAALEQLNDALGPEAITTFARGRADRMGERYAAAIEAAGDDLTAKARALADALSEDGYAATVRPIGDGIAVQVCQGHCPVLRIATAHPELCEEETRMFSELLGVHVQRLATLAGGEHVCTTHIPVMFPTHKDTKDDA, from the coding sequence ATGACTGCGGAACCGACCGCCCCGGCCGGGGGCGACGTGGAGCTGGTCGACACCGACGCGGGCACGCGCGATCGGGTGCTGCGACTCATCGTCGAGCGGGGGCCGATCACCGCCGCCGATCTCGCCGAGCTCCTCGATCTGACCTCGGCCGCGATCCGGCGTCACCTGAGCGGTCTCGAGGCGGCCCGCGAGGTGCGGGTGCAGGACGAGGTCGCCGGCGCCAAGCGCGGCCGCGGGCGACCGGCGAAGCGCTACGTCGCGGCCCCGGACGCCAAGGTCGGCGGCCTCGGCACCGAGTACGCCGAATCGGCGCTCGCCGCCCTCGAACAACTGAACGACGCCCTCGGCCCGGAGGCGATCACGACGTTCGCCCGCGGCCGGGCCGATCGCATGGGCGAGCGCTACGCCGCCGCGATCGAGGCCGCCGGCGACGACCTGACCGCCAAGGCCCGGGCGCTCGCCGACGCACTCTCCGAGGACGGCTACGCGGCCACGGTGCGGCCCATCGGCGACGGCATCGCCGTGCAGGTGTGCCAGGGCCACTGCCCCGTGCTGCGCATCGCCACCGCCCACCCCGAACTCTGCGAAGAAGAGACCCGCATGTTCTCCGAGTTGTTGGGCGTGCACGTCCAGCGCCTGGCCACCCTGGCCGGCGGGGAGCACGTCTGCACGACCCATATACCGGTGATGTTCCCGACGCACAAGGACACGAAGGACGACGCATGA
- the sufB gene encoding Fe-S cluster assembly protein SufB, producing MSTNTQPMTQDEILASIGQYSYGWHDDDTHGANAEKGLSEAVVRNISAKKDEPEWMLKRRLRALRLFDRKPVPTWGSDLSELDFDSFKYFVRSTEKQATSWEDLPEDIKNTYDKLGIPDAEKQRLVAGVAAQYESEVVYHQINEELERQGVIFLDTDTALKEHPELFEEYFGTVIPAGDNKFAALNTATWSGGSFVYVPPGVHVEIPLQAYFRINTENMGQFERTLIIADEGSYVHYVEGCTAPIYNTDSLHSAVVEIVVKKNARVRYTTIQNWSNNVLNLVTQRSTVAEGATMEWIDANIGSKVTMKYPACYLTGAHAKGETLSIAFAGAGQHQDTGAKMVHMAPHTSSTIVSKSVARGGGRASYRGLVQVLDGADSSKSTVLCDALLVDQVSRSDTYPYVDVRVDDVEMGHEATVSKVSADQLFYLMSRGLDEAEAYAMIVRGFVEPIARELPMEYALELNRLIELQMEGAVG from the coding sequence ATGAGCACCAACACTCAGCCCATGACCCAGGATGAGATCCTGGCGTCGATCGGGCAGTACAGCTACGGCTGGCACGACGACGACACCCACGGCGCGAACGCCGAGAAGGGGCTGTCCGAAGCGGTCGTGCGCAACATCTCCGCCAAGAAGGACGAGCCCGAGTGGATGCTCAAGCGGCGGCTGCGGGCCCTGCGGCTGTTCGATCGCAAGCCCGTGCCCACGTGGGGAAGCGACCTGAGCGAGCTCGACTTCGACAGCTTCAAGTACTTCGTGCGCAGCACGGAGAAGCAGGCCACCTCCTGGGAGGACCTGCCCGAGGACATCAAGAACACCTACGACAAGCTCGGCATCCCGGACGCGGAGAAGCAGCGCCTCGTCGCCGGGGTGGCCGCCCAGTACGAGTCCGAGGTGGTCTATCACCAGATCAACGAGGAGCTCGAACGTCAGGGCGTCATCTTCCTCGACACCGACACCGCGCTCAAGGAGCACCCGGAACTCTTCGAGGAGTACTTCGGCACGGTCATCCCCGCCGGTGACAACAAGTTCGCCGCGCTCAACACCGCCACCTGGTCCGGTGGATCGTTCGTGTACGTGCCGCCGGGCGTCCACGTCGAGATCCCGCTGCAGGCCTACTTCCGGATCAACACCGAGAACATGGGCCAGTTCGAGCGCACGCTCATCATCGCCGACGAGGGCTCCTACGTTCACTACGTCGAGGGCTGCACCGCCCCGATCTACAACACGGACTCGCTCCACTCGGCGGTCGTGGAGATCGTCGTCAAGAAGAACGCCCGGGTGCGCTACACGACCATCCAGAACTGGTCGAACAACGTGCTCAACCTCGTGACCCAGCGCTCGACCGTGGCCGAGGGGGCGACCATGGAGTGGATCGATGCGAACATCGGCTCCAAGGTCACGATGAAGTACCCCGCCTGTTACCTCACCGGGGCGCACGCCAAGGGCGAGACCCTCTCGATCGCGTTCGCCGGCGCCGGCCAGCACCAGGACACGGGCGCGAAGATGGTCCACATGGCCCCGCACACCTCCTCGACCATCGTGTCGAAGTCGGTGGCGCGCGGCGGCGGACGCGCCTCCTACCGCGGCCTCGTGCAGGTCCTCGACGGGGCCGACTCGTCCAAGTCGACCGTGCTGTGCGACGCCCTGCTCGTCGATCAGGTCTCCCGCTCGGACACGTACCCGTACGTGGACGTGCGCGTGGACGACGTCGAGATGGGTCACGAGGCGACCGTCTCCAAGGTGAGCGCCGACCAGCTGTTCTACCTCATGTCGCGCGGACTCGACGAGGCCGAGGCCTACGCGATGATCGTGCGCGGCTTCGTGGAGCCGATCGCCCGCGAACTCCCGATGGAGTACGCCCTCGAACTCAACCGCCTTATCGAACTGCAGATGGAAGGGGCCGTCGGCTGA
- the sufD gene encoding Fe-S cluster assembly protein SufD, which translates to MSTVTQQNLSTDHSRQQEDGAHSHVGGETASSTSRADRLSSFELADFALPTGREEEWRFSPVRALQGMFAAEFGGTAPEVEVTAADGVQVERVGADDPRLGRAGVPSDRIAAAAWEGRGEAWVVTVPKSHVATSETTVAVRGRGKGASVEHLTIIAEELSEATVVIDHTGTAELAQTVEIVLGDGAQLNVISVQDWDAGAVHASAQRAVVGRDARLHHMVITLGGDVVRLTPEASFSGPGGEVQLDGIYFSDAGQHQEHRLFVDHGVPNCLSRVAYKGALQGKDARSVWIGDVLIRKEAEGTDTYELNRNLVLTEGARADSVPNLEIETGEIEGAGHASATGRFDEEQLFYLRARGIPEDAARRLVVRGFFAEMIAKIGVASVEERILAAIEEELNTAMGRVADLSSELDDEIGRAIEEGLEK; encoded by the coding sequence ATGTCGACCGTTACTCAACAGAACCTCAGTACCGACCACTCCCGCCAGCAGGAGGACGGCGCGCACAGCCACGTCGGCGGCGAGACCGCCTCCTCCACCTCCCGCGCGGATCGGCTCAGCTCGTTCGAACTCGCGGACTTCGCGCTGCCCACGGGCCGCGAGGAGGAGTGGCGCTTCTCCCCCGTGCGGGCCCTGCAGGGCATGTTCGCCGCCGAATTCGGCGGCACCGCACCCGAGGTCGAGGTCACCGCGGCCGACGGCGTCCAGGTCGAGCGCGTCGGCGCCGACGACCCGCGCCTGGGCCGGGCCGGCGTGCCGTCCGACCGGATCGCCGCCGCCGCCTGGGAGGGCCGCGGCGAGGCCTGGGTCGTCACCGTGCCCAAGTCGCACGTGGCCACCTCCGAGACCACGGTCGCGGTCCGCGGCCGGGGCAAGGGCGCGAGCGTCGAACACCTGACGATCATCGCCGAGGAGCTCTCCGAGGCGACCGTCGTGATCGACCACACCGGCACCGCCGAACTCGCCCAGACGGTCGAGATCGTGCTCGGTGACGGCGCCCAGCTCAACGTCATCTCCGTGCAGGACTGGGACGCCGGCGCGGTCCACGCCTCCGCGCAGCGCGCGGTCGTGGGGCGCGACGCCCGCCTCCACCACATGGTCATCACCCTCGGCGGCGACGTCGTGCGGCTCACCCCGGAGGCGTCGTTCTCGGGCCCCGGCGGCGAGGTGCAGCTCGACGGCATCTACTTCTCCGACGCCGGACAGCACCAGGAGCACCGCCTCTTCGTGGACCACGGCGTTCCCAACTGCCTCTCCCGGGTCGCCTACAAGGGCGCCCTGCAGGGCAAGGACGCGCGTTCGGTCTGGATCGGCGACGTGCTCATCCGCAAGGAGGCCGAGGGGACCGACACCTACGAGCTCAACCGCAACCTCGTGCTCACCGAGGGCGCGCGGGCGGACTCGGTGCCGAACCTCGAGATCGAGACCGGCGAGATCGAGGGGGCCGGTCACGCCTCGGCGACGGGGCGCTTCGACGAGGAGCAGCTGTTCTACCTGCGGGCCCGGGGCATCCCCGAGGACGCCGCACGCCGCCTCGTGGTCCGCGGCTTCTTCGCGGAAATGATCGCCAAGATCGGGGTCGCCTCCGTGGAGGAGCGCATCCTCGCCGCGATCGAGGAGGAGCTCAACACGGCGATGGGCCGGGTGGCCGACCTGTCCAGCGAGCTCGACGACGAGATCGGTCGAGCGATCGAGGAGGGCCTCGAGAAATGA
- a CDS encoding non-heme iron oxygenase ferredoxin subunit, with the protein MTAQVVALREDLEPGETLKLELDSDTGDLVEVALARADSGEYFAIGDVCSHGQVSLSEGEIDGYTLECWLHGSVFDLRNGWPLVLPATRPVPTYPVSFDGDKVLVDIDNPVIAPKPA; encoded by the coding sequence ATGACCGCCCAGGTGGTCGCCCTCCGGGAGGACCTGGAACCGGGGGAGACCCTCAAGCTGGAACTCGATTCCGATACCGGCGACCTCGTCGAGGTGGCGCTCGCGCGCGCCGACAGCGGCGAATACTTCGCCATCGGCGACGTGTGCTCCCACGGTCAGGTCTCCCTCTCCGAGGGGGAGATCGACGGCTACACCCTCGAGTGCTGGTTGCACGGTTCCGTGTTCGACCTGCGCAACGGATGGCCGCTCGTGCTGCCCGCCACCCGCCCCGTACCGACCTACCCGGTGAGCTTCGACGGCGACAAGGTCCTCGTCGACATCGACAATCCCGTCATCGCCCCCAAGCCTGCCTGA
- the sufC gene encoding Fe-S cluster assembly ATPase SufC: protein MSTLEIRDLRVAVETPEGTKEILRGVDLTINSGETHAIMGPNGSGKSTLAYAIAGHPKYEVTGGSITFDGEDVLAMTVDERARAGVFLAMQYPVEVPGVSVSNFLRTAKTAIDGKSPALRTWVGDVREAMANLRMDPVFAERNVNEGFSGGEKKRHEILQMELLEPKIAVLDETDSGLDVDALRVVSEGVNRIKGKTDIGIMLITHYTRILNYIKPDFVHVFVEGRIAEQGGAELAERLENEGYDRYLAKA, encoded by the coding sequence ATGTCTACTCTTGAAATCCGTGACCTGCGCGTCGCAGTCGAGACCCCCGAAGGCACCAAGGAGATCCTCCGCGGTGTCGACCTGACCATCAACAGCGGCGAGACCCACGCCATCATGGGCCCGAACGGCTCGGGCAAGTCGACCCTCGCCTACGCCATCGCCGGGCACCCGAAGTACGAGGTCACCGGCGGGTCGATCACGTTCGACGGCGAGGACGTGCTCGCGATGACGGTCGACGAGCGCGCCCGCGCCGGCGTCTTCCTCGCCATGCAGTACCCGGTCGAGGTCCCCGGGGTGAGCGTCTCGAACTTCCTGCGCACCGCGAAGACCGCGATCGACGGCAAGTCCCCGGCGCTGCGCACGTGGGTCGGCGACGTCCGGGAGGCGATGGCGAACCTGCGCATGGACCCGGTCTTCGCCGAGCGCAACGTGAACGAGGGCTTCTCCGGCGGCGAGAAGAAGCGCCACGAGATCCTCCAGATGGAGCTGCTCGAGCCGAAGATCGCGGTGCTCGACGAGACCGACTCCGGCCTCGACGTCGACGCGCTGCGCGTCGTCTCCGAGGGTGTCAACCGCATCAAGGGCAAGACCGACATCGGGATCATGCTCATCACGCACTACACGCGCATCCTCAACTACATCAAGCCCGACTTCGTGCACGTGTTCGTCGAGGGCCGCATCGCCGAGCAGGGCGGGGCCGAGCTCGCCGAACGTCTCGAGAACGAGGGCTACGACCGGTACCTGGCGAAGGCCTGA
- a CDS encoding SufS family cysteine desulfurase, which yields MLPTAHRPDRLTAAELAAVRADFPVLERAVRGGRPLVYLDSGATSQKPRCVLEAEEDFYLQRNAAVHRGAHQLAEEATEAYEDARARLAGFVGAAPGEVVWTKNATEAINLVANAFITTSALPGGDADPLFRLRAGDEICVTRAEHHANLVPWQHVAARTGATLRWLDVRADGRIDLDTLSAVNERTRVVAFTHVSNVTGAITPVAPIVAAARAVGALTVLDACQSVPHLPVDVRALGVDFAAFSGHKMLGPTGIGALVGRADLLEAMPPFLLGGSMVEVVTMETTTFAAPPARFEAGTQMIAQAVGLAAAAEYLDELGMAAVAAHEHELATQLLDGIAEIPGVRVLGPVDPVDRIGTVAFTVEGVHPHDVGQLLDDAGVAVRVGHHCAQPLHRALGAPVSARASTSIYNTAAEIDVFLEQLARVRPFFSGRVNSVGSAGAR from the coding sequence GTGCTGCCCACCGCGCACCGACCCGACCGGCTCACGGCCGCCGAACTCGCGGCCGTCCGGGCGGACTTCCCCGTGCTGGAACGGGCGGTGCGCGGCGGCCGGCCGCTCGTCTACCTCGACTCCGGGGCCACCTCCCAGAAGCCGCGCTGCGTGCTCGAGGCGGAGGAGGACTTCTACCTCCAGCGCAACGCCGCGGTGCACCGCGGCGCCCACCAGCTCGCGGAGGAGGCGACCGAGGCGTACGAGGACGCCCGCGCCCGGCTCGCGGGCTTCGTCGGCGCCGCGCCCGGCGAGGTCGTCTGGACCAAGAACGCCACCGAGGCGATCAATCTCGTGGCGAACGCCTTCATCACCACCTCGGCCCTACCGGGTGGTGACGCGGATCCGCTCTTCCGGCTGCGCGCGGGCGACGAGATCTGCGTGACCCGGGCGGAGCACCACGCCAACCTCGTGCCCTGGCAGCACGTCGCGGCCCGCACCGGCGCGACCCTGCGCTGGCTCGACGTGCGCGCGGACGGGCGCATCGACCTCGACACCCTGTCGGCGGTCAACGAGCGCACTCGGGTCGTGGCCTTCACCCACGTGTCCAACGTGACCGGGGCGATCACCCCGGTCGCCCCGATCGTCGCGGCCGCCCGGGCCGTCGGCGCCCTCACGGTGCTCGACGCCTGCCAGTCCGTGCCCCACCTGCCGGTGGACGTGCGCGCGCTCGGCGTGGACTTCGCCGCCTTCTCGGGCCACAAGATGCTCGGCCCCACGGGCATCGGCGCCCTCGTCGGCCGCGCCGACCTGCTCGAGGCCATGCCGCCCTTCCTGCTCGGCGGATCGATGGTCGAGGTGGTCACGATGGAGACCACCACCTTCGCCGCCCCGCCGGCCCGGTTCGAGGCCGGCACCCAGATGATCGCCCAGGCCGTCGGCCTCGCCGCCGCGGCCGAGTATCTCGACGAGCTCGGCATGGCGGCCGTGGCCGCCCATGAGCACGAGCTCGCCACTCAACTGCTGGACGGCATCGCGGAGATCCCCGGCGTGCGGGTGCTCGGCCCGGTCGATCCGGTCGATCGGATCGGCACGGTCGCGTTCACGGTCGAGGGGGTCCACCCCCACGACGTCGGTCAGCTCCTGGACGACGCGGGCGTCGCCGTGCGCGTCGGTCACCACTGTGCCCAACCACTGCACCGCGCCCTCGGCGCCCCGGTCTCGGCCCGCGCCTCGACCTCGATCTACAACACGGCGGCCGAGATCGACGTGTTCCTCGAGCAGCTCGCGCGGGTGCGACCGTTCTTCTCCGGGCGCGTGAACTCCGTGGGATCGGCGGGTGCGCGATGA
- the sufU gene encoding Fe-S cluster assembly sulfur transfer protein SufU, which yields MTTMDQLYQQVILDHSRERHGEGLEPASSGESFQVNPTCGDEVRLQVHLTAAGDRIDRVTWEGQGCAISQASTSVLVDLVDGAELATADRLGELFRDMMHTRSGPPAATVEHLGDGAAFAGVAKYPARVKCAMLGWVALRDATARALAAADPSSTPENSTDTGEPHE from the coding sequence ATGACCACGATGGACCAGCTCTACCAGCAGGTCATCCTCGACCACTCACGCGAACGGCACGGCGAGGGTCTCGAGCCCGCGAGTTCGGGGGAGTCCTTCCAGGTCAACCCCACGTGCGGCGACGAGGTGCGGCTGCAGGTGCACCTGACGGCGGCGGGCGACCGGATCGACCGCGTCACCTGGGAGGGGCAGGGGTGCGCGATCTCGCAGGCGTCGACCTCCGTGCTGGTCGACCTCGTGGACGGGGCGGAGCTCGCCACGGCCGACCGCCTCGGCGAACTCTTCCGAGACATGATGCACACCCGCTCCGGGCCGCCGGCGGCTACCGTGGAACACCTGGGCGACGGCGCCGCCTTCGCCGGCGTGGCCAAGTACCCTGCTCGGGTCAAATGCGCGATGCTCGGATGGGTCGCCCTGCGCGATGCCACGGCCCGCGCGCTGGCAGCGGCCGATCCCTCATCGACACCCGAAAACAGCACCGACACAGGAGAACCTCATGAGTGA
- a CDS encoding metal-sulfur cluster assembly factor — protein MSEVVDAVPTAADVEEALHDVIDPELGINVVDLGLIYGVTMENNVAVIDMTLTSAACPLTDVIEDQTAQSLEGIVAGHRINWVWMPPWGPEKITDDGRQQLRALGFNV, from the coding sequence ATGAGTGAAGTAGTGGACGCGGTCCCCACCGCGGCTGATGTCGAGGAGGCCCTCCACGACGTGATCGACCCGGAACTGGGGATCAACGTGGTCGATCTGGGCCTCATCTACGGCGTGACGATGGAGAACAACGTCGCCGTCATCGACATGACCCTCACCTCCGCCGCCTGCCCGCTCACGGACGTGATCGAGGACCAGACCGCCCAGTCCCTCGAGGGCATCGTCGCCGGGCACCGCATCAACTGGGTCTGGATGCCGCCGTGGGGCCCGGAGAAGATCACCGACGACGGGCGTCAGCAGCTGCGTGCGCTCGGCTTCAACGTCTGA
- a CDS encoding gluconokinase: MSDPTKAPTAIVVLGVSGSGKTTIASALADSLDLDFRDADDLHSPANRAKMAAGQPLTDSDRRPWLDAVGGALARSERGVVIACSALRRVYRDRLREACPRVRFVHLDGDQGLLLERLNARADHFMPPELLQSQFDTLEPLEPDESGFVVDVTPRPEEILATIRARLGAVRVGNA, translated from the coding sequence GTGAGCGATCCCACGAAAGCGCCGACCGCCATCGTGGTCCTCGGCGTGAGCGGTTCCGGCAAGACGACCATCGCGAGCGCGCTCGCCGACTCCCTCGACCTCGACTTCCGGGACGCGGACGACCTGCACTCACCGGCGAACCGCGCGAAGATGGCCGCCGGGCAGCCGCTGACCGATTCCGATCGCCGGCCCTGGCTCGATGCCGTGGGCGGGGCCCTGGCCCGAAGCGAACGCGGAGTCGTCATCGCCTGCTCGGCCCTGCGGCGCGTCTACCGCGACCGGTTGCGCGAGGCCTGCCCGCGCGTGCGGTTCGTGCACCTGGACGGCGATCAAGGCCTGCTGCTGGAGCGCCTGAACGCCCGCGCGGACCACTTCATGCCGCCCGAGCTGCTGCAGTCCCAATTCGACACGCTCGAGCCGCTCGAGCCGGACGAGTCGGGCTTCGTGGTCGACGTCACGCCGCGGCCCGAGGAGATCCTCGCGACGATCCGCGCTCGCCTCGGCGCCGTCCGGGTGGGGAACGCCTGA
- a CDS encoding ABC-F family ATP-binding cassette domain-containing protein, producing the protein MRIGARELLREATFRINAGDRIGLVGRNGAGKTTLTKILAGQGQATGGDIQVTGDVGYLPQDPRTGDLDVLARDRVLSARDLDQVIRRIRHAEEQMASTDGAERDKAMNRYVRLDAEFTAQGGWAAESEAARITSNLGLPTRVLEQPLGTLSGGQRRRVELARILFSDAGTLLLDEPTNHLDADSIEWLRGFLTSYSGGFIVISHDTGLLRATVNKVFHLDANRAELDVYSLGWDAYLAQRETDERRRKRERANAEKKAATLLAQADKMRAKATKAVAAQNMARRAERMLAGTESTRTADRVAKLRFPDPAPCGRTPLQAAGLSKTYGSQEIFTDVDLAIDRGSKVVVLGLNGAGKTTLLRLLGGVEGPDTGEILPGHGLKIGYYAQEHDTLDMSRTVVENLRTAAPDLTDTQVRSVLGSFLFSGDDADKPARVLSGGEKTRLALATLVVSAANVLLLDEPTNNLDPASREEILAALRSFTGAVVLVTHDEGAVRALEPERVLLLPDGDEDLWNEGYLELVSLA; encoded by the coding sequence ATGCGCATCGGCGCCCGCGAACTCCTTCGGGAGGCAACCTTTCGGATCAATGCCGGCGACCGGATCGGTCTGGTCGGGCGCAACGGCGCCGGAAAGACCACGCTGACCAAGATCCTCGCCGGCCAGGGGCAGGCGACCGGCGGCGATATCCAGGTGACCGGCGACGTCGGGTACCTGCCCCAGGATCCGCGGACCGGCGATCTCGACGTGCTCGCCCGCGACCGGGTGCTCTCGGCCCGTGACCTCGACCAGGTGATCCGGCGGATCCGCCACGCCGAGGAGCAGATGGCGAGCACGGACGGCGCCGAGCGGGACAAGGCGATGAATCGCTACGTCCGCCTCGACGCGGAGTTCACCGCCCAGGGCGGCTGGGCGGCCGAATCCGAGGCCGCTCGGATCACCTCGAACCTGGGATTGCCCACCCGGGTGCTCGAGCAGCCCCTCGGAACGCTCTCGGGTGGCCAACGCCGGCGGGTCGAGCTGGCCCGGATCCTCTTCTCGGATGCGGGAACGCTCCTGCTCGACGAGCCGACGAACCACCTCGACGCCGACTCGATCGAGTGGCTCCGCGGCTTCCTCACGAGCTATTCCGGCGGCTTCATCGTCATCTCTCACGACACCGGTCTGCTGCGCGCGACCGTGAACAAGGTGTTCCACCTCGACGCGAACCGCGCCGAGCTCGACGTCTACAGCCTCGGCTGGGACGCCTACCTCGCCCAGCGTGAGACCGACGAGCGCCGCCGGAAGCGGGAGCGGGCGAACGCGGAGAAGAAGGCCGCGACCCTGCTCGCCCAGGCCGACAAGATGCGGGCCAAGGCCACGAAGGCGGTGGCCGCCCAGAACATGGCCCGCCGGGCCGAACGGATGCTCGCCGGCACCGAATCGACCCGCACGGCGGACCGGGTGGCCAAGCTCCGCTTCCCCGACCCGGCCCCGTGCGGGCGCACGCCGCTCCAGGCCGCCGGGCTGTCGAAGACCTACGGCTCGCAGGAGATCTTCACCGACGTCGACCTGGCGATCGACCGGGGCTCCAAGGTCGTCGTGCTCGGCCTCAACGGCGCCGGCAAGACCACGCTGCTGCGCCTCCTCGGCGGGGTCGAGGGGCCCGACACCGGCGAGATCCTGCCCGGCCACGGGCTCAAGATCGGCTATTACGCCCAGGAGCACGACACCCTCGACATGTCCCGGACGGTCGTGGAGAACCTGCGCACGGCCGCCCCGGACCTGACCGACACGCAGGTGCGCAGCGTGCTCGGGTCGTTCCTGTTCTCCGGCGACGACGCCGACAAGCCCGCGCGGGTGCTCTCCGGCGGCGAGAAGACCCGCCTCGCGCTCGCCACCCTCGTCGTCTCGGCCGCGAACGTGCTGCTGCTGGACGAGCCCACGAACAACCTCGACCCCGCCAGCCGGGAGGAGATCCTCGCGGCGCTGCGCTCGTTCACCGGGGCGGTGGTGCTCGTGACCCACGACGAGGGAGCCGTGCGCGCCCTCGAGCCCGAGCGGGTGCTGCTGCTCCCCGACGGCGACGAGGACCTCTGGAACGAGGGGTACCTCGAACTCGTTTCGCTCGCCTGA
- a CDS encoding type VII secretion target gives MADLYVDPEAITRFAQAVGDPAGLSSDASRGQTYHSSWCRVPGGSSGIFANFTGIAEGAYAAVDEALTHLRTVLRDTGRELAASAEFYENTDHHTAAEMDRTYPA, from the coding sequence GTGGCCGATCTGTACGTGGACCCGGAGGCGATCACACGCTTCGCACAGGCCGTCGGTGATCCCGCCGGCCTGTCGAGCGACGCGTCGCGGGGCCAGACCTACCATTCGAGCTGGTGTCGCGTCCCCGGGGGATCGAGCGGGATCTTCGCGAACTTCACCGGAATCGCCGAGGGCGCCTACGCCGCGGTGGACGAGGCGCTCACGCACCTGCGCACCGTGCTGCGGGACACGGGGAGGGAATTGGCGGCGTCGGCCGAGTTCTACGAGAACACGGACCATCACACGGCCGCCGAGATGGACCGGACGTATCCGGCATGA
- a CDS encoding SURF1 family protein — protein sequence MSDARLPDPRSNATSTGRSYAFLRSSRWLGIIALALVVSLTCLLLGRWQFHRYEGKARALELVAANYDSAPVGLTDELDEPFDPDREWSPVEVSGEFVGETVVLPQRGVLGSAGDHLLGVLEVAGSGAYVVVDRGWHPIDWSSDDADPAPPSGQVTVTGRLRPAEEASDRGIRDEQVFVINPHQVLAAAGLEQADGDAGTAGRLETAGYLMAMPGPAQAGLESFPEPEEDLGSHLSYAFQWWTFSLGALVGLVILARRESAMEAGEAPPTRRRSRDIDEEDALIDAQLGEDPAR from the coding sequence ATGAGTGACGCCCGGCTCCCCGATCCCCGTTCGAACGCGACCTCGACCGGGCGCTCCTACGCCTTCCTGCGCTCGAGCAGATGGCTCGGGATCATCGCGCTCGCCCTCGTCGTGAGCCTCACGTGCCTGCTCCTGGGGCGGTGGCAGTTCCACCGGTACGAGGGCAAGGCGCGTGCGCTCGAGCTCGTGGCGGCCAACTACGACTCGGCGCCGGTCGGGCTCACCGACGAGCTGGACGAGCCGTTCGATCCGGACCGTGAATGGAGCCCCGTCGAGGTATCCGGTGAGTTCGTCGGTGAGACCGTCGTGCTTCCGCAACGCGGCGTGCTCGGCTCGGCCGGCGACCACCTGCTCGGCGTGCTCGAGGTCGCGGGCAGCGGCGCGTACGTCGTCGTCGACCGCGGCTGGCACCCCATCGACTGGTCCTCCGACGACGCCGACCCCGCCCCACCGAGCGGGCAGGTCACCGTCACGGGGCGGCTACGGCCGGCCGAGGAGGCCTCGGACCGCGGGATCCGCGACGAGCAGGTGTTCGTGATCAACCCGCACCAGGTGCTCGCGGCGGCCGGACTGGAACAGGCGGACGGCGACGCGGGCACGGCCGGCCGCCTCGAGACCGCGGGCTACCTCATGGCGATGCCCGGTCCCGCGCAGGCGGGGCTCGAGTCCTTCCCGGAGCCGGAGGAGGACCTCGGCTCACACCTGTCGTACGCGTTCCAGTGGTGGACGTTCTCGCTCGGCGCGCTCGTGGGGCTGGTCATCCTCGCGCGGCGGGAGTCGGCGATGGAGGCCGGGGAGGCACCGCCGACGCGGCGCCGCTCCCGCGACATCGACGAGGAGGACGCCCTCATCGACGCCCAGCTCGGCGAGGACCCGGCCCGCTGA
- a CDS encoding DUF3099 domain-containing protein, giving the protein MRHVHAITSAGRSQAEQQHDRVVRYLWTMGIRMVFFFLAILVHNWWSIVFLIGSILLPWIAVVYANSGAERRVVPSTYLDNHTIESGPADNRPGPESRPEDDDGSPDL; this is encoded by the coding sequence GTGCGGCACGTACATGCGATCACCTCGGCCGGGCGCAGCCAGGCCGAGCAGCAACACGATCGCGTCGTGCGCTACCTGTGGACGATGGGCATCCGGATGGTGTTCTTCTTCCTCGCGATCCTCGTGCACAACTGGTGGTCGATCGTCTTCCTGATCGGGTCGATCCTCCTCCCCTGGATCGCCGTCGTCTATGCGAACTCCGGAGCAGAGCGGCGGGTCGTACCGAGCACATACCTGGACAACCACACGATCGAGAGCGGCCCCGCGGACAACCGGCCGGGACCCGAGAGCCGACCGGAGGACGACGATGGAAGCCCTGATCTGTAG